The Cololabis saira isolate AMF1-May2022 chromosome 5, fColSai1.1, whole genome shotgun sequence genome segment AAGCCAAGACAAGTTACCATAAACAGGCATCTATGTAGTTTACTTGTCAAGCCAGTGGGCTATAAATAGACTCCCACCTTAAAGAGATCATTAAAAATGAGAAAGGAaatcaaagtaaaagagtgcGGCCCGTTCAGCAGCAGCTGTCACTGTTTGTATTCTCCTTTGAGCTGTTTGCTTCATTAGGCTTAAAACCACAAGCACCACCGGACCTTTTGTCAGCAGCAGAGCCGCCTGTATCTCAGATCCCTccccggtgtgtgtgtgtgtgtgtagggggaGGATGTGAGCTGCCACAAATTCCTGAGCTGACAgaggatcacacacacacacacacacacacacacacacacacacacacacacacacacacacacacacacacacacacacacacacacacacacacacacacacacacacacacacacacacacacacacacacacacacacactttttccTCCGAGAAGGACAAACCATATGATATATATCAAACTCAAATATAGGTGTCTtctgtgaataaataaatcctgactttgttatttttttgtagaaaaaaataagaaacatcCAGATTTTACACTAGTATTCTACCTGGTCATTTGAATATCAATACATTTAACAGATATAACCTTAATCTGGACACTGCATACTAGTTGACCAAAGTCACATGTCGCTTAATTATGTTTCCAATTGAACTATTTGATTTCAGTTAGAAGTGAGGCTTCTAAACTAAAGTGCTTACATCCCAAACTAAAAACCATTTAAAGTGGTATCTCTAAGCTTTGTATAAGAGTGgtccaaaacaaaaagaaaaaagaaaaaagaaaaaaaaagaaaagaaagtgagTGAGTTGAAGAGGTTTATTTCCCCTGTCCGACCTACCTGGAAGAAAAGACAAGTCGACACTACTGTCCTGCAGGAACCGCTGCGGTCGGAGCCTCGAACATCTGCAGCTGGGCTTATTCCCTCCAGGGGGGGAGACACGAGTCCCGCAAGTTGTCTAACTTTATAAAAACATCTGAGCCGAAGAAAACCACTTCATAGAGGATGAATACTTGACCGAAAAGTTCCGGGTTAGCTGGAGCGGTTTAGTTCAGGACGCGCAGCTCTGCTGTCAATTTACAAATTTACTGTTTCCGGTTGATTTTCCACAATAAAACCCACACTGccgagaattttttttttttcattgcgatattgaattaaaaataataccaaaaacctccatctcccaactcttggttgaaagacctgatgtcatttttatatttagagaaaattaaatacggtattaggggttgctctgataggttttcttatatttgggaacctattctttcttttgttaattctttggcatccttggaagattaatttaatctgatttaatttaattacagggaagtatgatattgctaaccatgtctaatttttttagggttcctcttatgtcagtttattttaatttttatttatcttattttgttttcttaatttatttttattttttatcttttttgttgcagctgttttgcgtgtctctgtattttagtttattactttatttttcctattattattgtcttcagtcagagtttgattggtaatcggtacttactttaggacctgtttataattacgtattttgcagtgtgtgtgttttggggtgtttgttaggttttgtgtccttatttatttatttattttttttttatatatattttatttttgtgtgtatggtaaaatataaaacggggtattctgtcgaaccctttaaaagaaatgtttattgtgtaatataatttacatggattacccaataaagaaacatgtttaaaaaaaataaaaataataaagctTAACAGATAATTTGCCGATTTTGACGTTCTGAAATATTGAAAGATACGTATGGTAGATTTATCAATCCTTTCACAACATTGCTTTTCTAAAACCAATAAACAAACCGTTGAGCGAAAtgcgcttttattttgaaataaaatagaGATCCTGTCAAAGCGCTCTTTCCCTctatctctctcacacacacacacacacacacgacaaaAAATAATGAGTGGCTAACGTTATGGTcaggggttaagggttaattTCCCATAAAGCACCCTAAGATAACATTTGTGGTGAATTAACGGAGTGACCCCTTCATGTGCATGTGGTCAcagctgccccctgctggccctGTCCTCCTCATTACATCACTACCTTTAAACCAAAACGAATCAGGGTGGATTAACGATCCAACTGAATCGCTTTTACACGATGCACTGCCAAAATTGGGACTGGTGTATTTCATGCCTTctctgacattttttttttctaatttttctaGCTTGTTCACAACTCTGTCATACATAGATGACAGCGCTGGCAGGAAATGTGAGGAGGAAGAGATAGAATGTCACTAATCTTTACATCCCAGGATATCTGCCATGTCTTATTATGCATTAAATAATTGATGAACTTCAAATAGAAACTTAAAATGCTTTAAAACCATAAAATGGTTATTTGCATAAAGTCAGCTGTTtacttcataatctgaaaaacCCATTTGGCTGTACCATGTTTTCCAGCTGCCAAATTCTCATTGTACAACAATGGAAAACCATGACAAGAAATGAAGCACTCTACTTAAAATAAGAAACCAAAGCAAACCAgacaacacacaaaaaataccAAAGTATTTACTTTAATTTGACACAACTACAGTTGATCAAATTTGCACCTGTTAAAAACAGTCTGTATGCTCGAGTCTCACACAGACAGGATTCGTTTAATCCATTCCTGTTGAGCTCCCTGGCTGCTCATAACACTGTCCAAACACCAAGACAGGCGACAAATTAAGGAGGATAAATGGCAACCAGTTTGTCCACAGTGATGCAAAAGTGCAGTGAGACAGGATGCTCCGACAAAGAAGAGGATTTTGTCGATAAATTCCTTTGACTCTTAAATGTAGCCCCAGATTAGTAGCAACAATCCTGTTATAATATATCTAActggtataaaaaataaatgctaTTCTATACAAGCAGTAGAGTGATATACACAGTACATActttacatacatacacatcatCCAGGACAAAACAGGACATATCACAAATGGATTTTCCACaagaaaaaggcaaagaaaGATAAAACGTGGATGTGCTGCATCAGAAGAGCGATAAATAACAAATCATTGTGAACTGTTACTCACTTGCCCCCCTGCACAGAGAAAATAATTAGAGCTgaaatttttaatttaaagcgATTTACCACAGAAAGAATGTgtaaaaacttaaaacttaatAGGAATCGGTGCCACATTTACAAAATTAAGCAAAACAAGAGCACATTTTATAACGACTGCATTCACAGCATGAACTTACATTTCATTTTACAAACTCAGCACGGTGgtattcatatacatatattaggTGAAATCCATTTGTCCAGTAAAGGGGGCAGAAGCTATTCCTCTCACATTAACTTCTTAAGTTGTATCCAAgccaataacaaaaaaactgtAAAGTCCAAAGGTCCTAAAGAAAATGACACtacaatacaaatgttctttgACAAGGCAGAGGATTGTTTCTTAGATGGAGGTTGGCCAAAGGAAGAGTGGGGAATAAAAATACATCTTTTTGCACAtctttaaaattgaataaagaaCAGACTTTAGCATACAATGTCTTCTAAAAGTACTCATTAACTATAATAAAGAGTTTACAGGAGaccttgcttttatttttaataggaGGTTCATATGAAATAATCAAATTCTAAAAATCCCTTTCAATCACGGTCATTTTGGTCCTTGGTTCTTTAAGGTTTATTGGTTTCAGCAACTTAGCTTCAAGTTTGTCTCTCTTACAAGGGAACACAATTCTTCAACACTGAAAACTGCAGTTAAAAATCAAGGAGTCTCCAACACTTATAGGTCTCTGAAAAAGGCATGTTTACgtttggtgcctgatttgaaaACTATTACTCTCTCTGTgttacacatttaattaataatgAAACGATAGCCTCATGTACTGTGAgtacaaaatatattttctctaTGTACATGAGGACAGTGCATATTTGACCAGCTGTGTTTGGACTCCATGAAGCTCTGCCCATCTCATATGACACCTGACCTGATTAAAATGGGATTCTCTCTATTCATTAGTTTATTTCTAAATTCCCTGGAGATGTCCGACTCAAGTTCAGAGAAAACTTGGTACAAAAGCACACTCAAAAAACACTCGACCACATTCATATCAAGTAAACACACACTTCCTCACAAGCACACAGGAAAGCTGACACACAAACATAATGCTTTTATACACAAGAATCCAAAAATAGaattgactctttttttttctttgaaaagcagttaagtaaaatgttttgtttttgtctctatTTCTGTACATTAAGCTTCTGTCTGAGCTAAGTTGGAGCTCACCGTGACAATGTAGTCGTGTCTTTCAAATGCTCATCAGATCATACACTTGTTTTCCAGTCCCTCTTTGTATCGTCACCATCAGTGAGAGGGGAAAACTTGGAAAAAACGAGGCTGGTTTAGCATATTTGGACAACTGATTTCATCAATCTCAGGGTCAAAGGTTGAGAATGGGCACATCAAAGAGGTCACAAAGGCCTTCTGTCTCATCCAGATTGTATATGTAGTCGTGGTCGCTGGGTGGAGGGGACAGGCGAAGGAGAGGCGAGAACACTGAGGAAGAAACAACAAAGAGCTGAGAAGTTATTAAGGATAGTAATGAGCTCAATTACTAGTAGTAgttacttatatatatatatatgaaaacaaacatatatactgagtttaaaatgtttttactgtTATTCTCATGTGTGCATCTGTAGTACATTTACCTTCTGACGACATCAAGTCATCTAACAAATCCCCGCTCATGATCTCTGTCaaggaaataaaatgaaaagacgTGTTTAAAACGGTAAGCTTGACAAGGATAAACCAGTGAATATGATcctatttattaaaaaaaaaaatctatatatcTCCAGCAGGGCTTAGCGACGTTCCGCCAGGTTTTATGGAGAAAATTTGTCAGAGTATGTTTAGTAATTTAAAAACCCTGTCTCTACTCTTGATAATATAATCCAACACTATAGCACCTAATAAGGTCACACCAGCATGTTTAATGTATTTGTCCCTATGGCAGAGCCCTACCGCTCCAGTCTCTCTGCAGCAAATTCAGCAGCAGGTTTACCAATTTCTTGTCAATGCTGCCAACTTGAAAACTTTGTCATGATCACCAATCTATTTTGATCGAtttaagaaagagaaaaaaaaaacattaaatgtaGTAATGTTAGACAAGATGTATGTAAATCCTGTTAAAAATTGTACTTTATGAAATAATAGACAGCTGTAGAAAAGGAATTCTAAAATACTATTTTTGATAATATCATAGAAAaccatctatctatcttttGGTCATACCACCTATGTCAAAACGTTTTGATGTTTGCTATCTAACAggtttcaaaaaaaagaaagaaaaggaaatccaAGAGAAAAATTTAGATGTGTGTGCTTTCAAACTGACCAACAAATACTTATGTACAGAATGTGCATGTGTTTATGCAGGTTTGTGAAGTTTACCTTTTGTTGGATCAAACATTTCAGATAGCTCTTTGGAGAAGTCCAGCACTGCGGAGAAACAATGAGAAACATATAATGTTGCTGCCTccaatgggattttttttattacatagaagccataaacagaaaacaacaggATACATTTTTGCATTAATATCACACCTCTGCAGACTGAGAAGAGAAACCAGTCAAACTCTGCCACCAAAGCCATTAAAACACTGAATCTCAAATGATTATCACAAAGAGAAGCCCAAGAGAAGAAACACACTCACATTGAGATGGATCCGATTTAATTGGTTCAAATACTGCAGAAGTAGAAGAGGACACACATCCATCCAAAGAAGCAGAGGACTGCAGTTGCTGGGTAACTGCAGCGGGTGTTTCTGTCATTTGGGTGAGTGGTGTGGTGCTTGTTGCATCTGCAAGGACACAACCATGGGACATTAACCCAAGATAATGTTGGCAATAAATGCTGAATCAAAACATTCTTTGTGTGAGAATCAGAAGAGGTCCaataaaaaaagtcaatgaTTTTTCTGTACAAGACAATAATTAACAATATTATGTGTTGGTAAATTCATCAAGTCTTGAACACCTACCTGACACCGTCTGGCTGACTGCAGGAGCTGGTTTTGTGGCACCAACTGAAGGTGCTTTGGTGATCTGACGGATAGAAATAGGAGTGAGCAAAAGGAGGAAAGTCATGGCATTGAACTAAACAAACTTGATGACTAACAGGGTTAGGTTCTAACACCCTACTGTAACGTTTGTCTGTACTTTGCTttttctgcaacaaaaaacatgtAATTTCATAAGTGATAATGATGTTATGGTAAAAACAAAAGGGCATGAAAGAACAAGTGAACATGATGGGTGCTTCACcaataaagaacaaaaaacaggaaattCCATATTTTAAAGTCTTTGCAGGCTAAGTTTACCGTACAAAGCACATTTGAACGCATCACGAAGTCCCCAGATCAAACAATCTATTGTTAGTGTTTTTCAAACTAAACATAAAGGCAACATCTAAAGTGTAGCCATGCATTTTAAGTGGACAAAGCAAGACAAGATTGCAAAGCAGAAGAGATAAATTATGGGAGAGACCTAATTAAGAGCACTGGAGTTTCATATGTTAATGCAAGAATGACAGTCTGAGAAAGGCATGCGCAGCGACAACAACTGAATCATCCAATTGTCAGCGTTTTTACGAAAACACAAATCTGTGGAAACCTGTGAGGCAGTAGTGGGCAGCTGGGAGGTAGGTGTCGGTGCTGGGAGGCTCTGGAGGACGTCGTCTGGAGGTGGGACGGGCAAAACAACAGGAGAGGCACTGGAAGGGTCTTTGTTGACCAATAAAACCTCAATGGGACCAGCTGTACTCTTGAGACGGATCTGGTATTTCCTCTGTCCATTGTGGACCTAACGGCACACAGATAAATATGTATTAGTTTAAGACGGACTGAACAGTAGCTGAAACTCATAGTACACAAAATACACAAACCATCCATACTTACAGCCTCTGGTATTGGCACCTCTAACTGTGTACCTATGGGAGCACGGATTGCTAGGAGTGTGTCACctgtgaaagtaaaaaaaaaagaaaaaaaaggcaaggtGGTTTTTAAGACAGTTGCCACAAAAAGAGTAGAAATCTCCAGTATAAAACTGAGAATGAGAAACAATTACCTTTGAAAGCGCCACAAAGGTCTTCGTGTCTTATATATGCCATAGTAAGAATGTGTTAAGGGTCCAATTTAGGTTACAATCATCTTAGATTTAAGGGGTCTAAACTTTCATCAGGGATTAAAATAACCTGAACTGACACAGTTCAGAGTTAGAATGGAATATGTGTTTGCAACAAAACGGCTTTTAATGTTAGCACTAGGGGTAATAGtcctaaaaaattaaaatatactgATAGTAGTATTGGCTCATTGCAGACAAACGACAAAAGTTCATAGAGGTTGATTATCAATGTTGCAGAAATTACTGTCGACAGACGCAAAAGGAGGAAGGCTATTCTGTAATAAATATGTACATAACAATCAAGTTCTATATAAGCAAACACTGTTAGGTCTCCAGGTGCCTCCATACTGGCATTTCTTTGCAGATCATTTCCACCTTTTGCTGGTCATGGTGCCTATGTCTAGGccttaaatcaccttttttccagCCTCCTGAGGGAGACaaaaggagtaaaaaaaaagaaaaagaaaagggagacTGGTCGTGTATGCAAGGGCCATCCCCGTAACACTGTAACAGAGTGAGGATTCAACAACTTTCTGATCTTGTACATGTGCCAACCACAGTCATAAGCACATAGCCGCACTTTGCTCCAGTGATGAGCCGCACTCGTAGTTAAAACCAGCTCATGAATGACAaagcagctggtgaggaagacctgtAGACTTCCACCTGGAGGAACTGCAGcagttttatttactgtactgatgCTGCAGCTGAATCTGCCTAGTTACACCTTTCAAATCCTTCAGTCAACTTCTCAACGCATCAGTGCGCTACGCACATTCTCGTCAACACGCCTCTCTTGTGTCATTGTGCATCCCACTAAGACACACTCCTCTgctgtgtttttttaaattattattaatatgagCACAATGAACGTGATTAACCCCTTCCATCTCATTTCATTCCACTTTGGTTACATAAGGACACATGTTTGGAGGGTTTTCTTCTCTTCCCCCCTGTGGCCAGTATGTAAGGGCCAGTGGAGTAAAATTGCTGGCCCACTTTTACAGAAATGTTGCAGAACGCCAGTATGCACGAGCCTTCCCATATATGAGCAGGGTAGCTGACAGAGCAGAGAGTAAATGGGGATTCACATCAACAAATATCCCTACTGAGGCTGCGGTACTGGGAGTGGTATAGTTCACACATCAACTGGTTTTATGACGCATAGAAAATCATTGTTGTTATTCAGGGACACTTAGTTTTTAAAACTGGAGCCTGATAAATCCAAGAAAGAATGTGACTTACTGTCCTATATCAGATCAACAggcaaaataatattttttaagGCAGGAACCGTATCCTAGAGCCAGTCTTTTGGCGGATCCTTTTCTCTGCCCCCTTTCTTTTCAACCATAGGAACCAGGAACTAAACTGAGTTCTGGGGGAGAAAGTTTACCACAGCAAGAGCCCTTGTAGGACCTGGAACTTTCAGGTTGAGGCTAATATTTCTATTTCTGGTTGGTTATTTCCAGCTTTTTGTCTCAAATATATCAGTCACAATCgccacagtaataataataataataataataataataataataataaagcagTTCAGTGTAAGACCACATAGGAAggatgttttaaataaataaataaatatataaagtaaAGTCTGAGAACCACAGCAACAATGGATATGAGCTCATGAAATGCATCACTAGGTGCTTTCATACGGACATTCTGTAATATTTACGTAAAGATCCGCCACAGATCTGAGCCCACTGCCTTTCCCATACTGGCCCGAGCAAGGCAggacatttttcaaaaacaaatgcCCTTACATACAAAAAACCAGCATGTCGGTGGCAAAAGGGTGATTCAACATCGCCTGCGGGAAATGTGACATAACCCGTGATGTACACGTGTGCCAGTGAAGCCAAAACAGTGGTGGAGGACGCAATAATCCCACCGTTAGCCCTGTACATGTTTGTCATTTAGTGAAAACATAATCAGTTTTCTTACCATGTTAATCTCTCACATAATTGTGACCAATTCGTTTGCCTGCCAACAGGGGACCATTTCCAACTGATAATCCACGGGTTTAGTGAACATGCTGGTCTCCTCGATGGGACTCACGTTCCCATTGAAAATGCACAAGCCTGTTTTAACTGGAAGGGACAGATCTGTGACCCTCTAAGCTGTTGTTGACCACTGTAACTGTCCGTAAGGTCAAATATGTCACCAACTGTGGTGCCTCATGATCTACTGGGGATTTTTTACAAAtagcagaactgaaacagaTGAATGATGGATTATTACTCAAAAGTGGACGAAAGGTGACATAAAAAAGGTAACATGTACAGGAAGTTAACATCATATTAagaatttgtttttgttggaATGCTCTGCCAATTCTTACAGTTGACACAACCTACACCAATAAGTTTTCCCATTTAGATAAATACCAACAAGCTCCTGGAGgcaggaaggaaagagggatgGATTGAAGGAGCTGCAAGTCTTATCAAAGCTCATATGGTTCGTGTGAGATTATGGTGGTGGAAAAAATGTTGTCATTTACTTGGTGGAATTTCTTCCTTACTAATCATTTCAATTTACTTGTAAGCTGAACAGAATGAATGAGGCTTAAACGTAGCCCTTttttaaaatctgtttttcgACTTCATCTCCTGCTTGAAGACTCAGAAGTTCTATTATTTAACATCTCCCCAATATCATAACTGTAAAGTTACTTAGAACAAGTGAAGAAAAATATGTGCAAATAAATGTTTCCTTCAGCGTCCCTGCGATGGTGTCGCACACATACATGATCAGAATGTTGCATTCAGTTGCAGAATGAGGGGGTGTACATAATAAACATAAACTGTCTCTTTTTTCACTCCTTTTTGTCCATCCCAGGAGGTGAAAAAAGGGGGGTTATCTGAACTTTCACCTGTTCAGCCAATGTCAGTAACATACACACAACAGGACCTGGAAACAGTAGAAATATcccttaaagaaaagccagtatTAAAAGGGTTACTGAAAAACCTTTTCCTATCAAAGTAGAAACAGACAGACTTTGCAGTGAAGGATATGGGCTGTTGTTGGAGTCATCTGTGACGTTCTTGATGCTTTGCTGGACCCAGACTCTCTGCTGGTCTAGCTCGTGTTCACGGAGAGCCAGGTCATCTAGCTCAGCCTTCAGATCAATAAGCTTATCGGCTATCTCCCTGGTGTTGCAGCCTGGACCTACACCCCTGAAAAGCACACACAATTGGATGGTCATTTCCAGGCAGCAGGCAACAATAGCTTTATATTCTCACGAACAAACATGCTTTTCCATGATCAGCCTGCTTTATTATAGCTAGGCAAATTAATTCACTTTCACTATAACACGACAGCAGCTAGCCATCTGCCTCATATTGAgaattggaaaaagaaaaataatgcaaCTGCACTGACGAGAGCCTTTTTCTATCCAGgcaaatatgtaaataaacaCAAATTGAAATAAACATAATGATACTTTACGCAGTTTTTTATTGCTATTTAACTGTACCATAAAATAATTTATATCCTAAGTAAACATGAACAAAAAACAGCAGAGAATCCAACATCTCCTGAAATGAAGGATATCAACACTGGTACGGACTGGGCTACAACCAAGGCATGATTCAaactttttttctgctttataATTGGTCAcatcaaattaaacaaagtTCTGTTTATAGAAAACACTGCATGTGGTTATTTCTCCAAGTCTAAACAATCTACTGATTCAGAATCTTCTATTACGACTCTGACATTGAAGTAGCTGCACCGTCTTATCACAGCTCATATAGTTTGTGTAAGATTATGGTGGTGATGAAAAAATGTTGTCATTTACTTTGTGAAACTTCTTCCTTACTAACCATTTCAATTTGCTTGTAACGTGAAAAGAATGAATGTGGCTTAGCAAAGAGAATCTTTGTCAACACACAAACAAGCACAGGAACATAAGGAAACAGGTCATCCTGAGAGGCAACACATTAAATGTTGATCAATCAACAAactgtcatttggaaaaaattcagactcgCTATATAAGAAAAGCCAGCAGCGCCTTTTCTGTCTCCGAAAACTTTCTAAATACCAGGTTGATTCTTCCCTGATGTCTATGTTTTATCGTTCTTTCATCGAATCTGtcatcactttttctttcatttgttggtttcaatctttaaaagtcaaagacagaaacttgctcaataaggttgtcagtctaagcagtaaaatcattgggtcggctcaacaaacattacaagaactttataacaaacagctgatcaagaaGGCAAACTCCATATTGTCTGATTGCTCACATCCCTTACATCAACCgtttcagtttctaccatcagGTACACTGCTTAgactaggggtgggcgatatgacctaaaattaatatcacggtatttttcatcttttgaacggtgacggtataatatcacggtattttttggtacgttttgggaggagtagcctgtcctgtccctttatgtgaataaggttaatatttttataatataataagtaaatggtagtatccttatcaaaaagagacatgggagagtattatgcattctcaacatatttatttggcaaaaaacctaaagatcttacacacttatattatatatatatatatatatatatatatatatatatatatatatatattatattatatttatttttattatattatattttaaatattttgtaaacctgtcttaaaatgtaatactggacctcggttgggctggttggacagcgggtggtggaaaatttcccttcattttaaatccaaaacttgacaggtttatgccatgagtattcatatacagtaatcccttgtttttcgagagggttacgttccaaaaagaacccgtgataagtgatattcacatagtagcaaccctttttattttacaattattatacaaagcttcaaattgcggagttcaacaccgcctcgcacgtatttctctgctcttctgagccgctccatcccgactcgcgctgcagcgtctttttcttctaaagcccgcagtgcaggtgtgttttttcgagagaagaacatggttatgggtatttttttgtcactctttttttcttctgggcaaaaagattcttttaaaccgacattcattaattttttctccatcttgaagtcggtgatTCTTATTCCGGCAGGTTGAAACAGCACTCTGCGCTCCGCTGtcgtcaaagacccgcccagctccacttctgattggctagtgttagtttggttgagccagagctgctttcctctcattccattggtagacgaactcggttgactcagactttttttttctctcaaacctttttttttttttttttttttaaagcactcaAACTCGCACACCCAGACAAAAAACTCCGTACGCCAGAGATCCAGCACGGTGCCGGgatactttaagccctgtcatttcttactactcttgttgtaaggtgtagcagcagtAAGCGATGCCTGCAGTCAAAGCTGTGTAGTCTTGGGacgtgctccgctggtgctgctcagcagcaccagcggagcagcggagcagcggtcccaacgggaccagcagctggtcccacttgcgctcgttttggcctcttcatattcacaggcgtgcgtgttttttaagtgatgaaacaggttgcttgtgtttccacctcttgctttcacaacacggcagcaaaccttgcatatcaccgacgtttttaatgccttatttaggcttattattttataattgatttattacggtattgacggtattgcaaaatccatgtcgtggcgcagtgtcacaccggtgatgactatgacaccggtgtaccgcccacccctagcttagactcccttttgcaaagacaaaccgatataaacactcctttgttccctccgctattgttcttttaaatgccggaaggaaaaggtagtgggtgaaaaGGTAGTGGGATGGAAAAGGTAGTGGGGGAAGCTTAGGTCTATACTACTATTgtaatttattatgtatattttatgtatatt includes the following:
- the e2f4 gene encoding transcription factor E2F4, which translates into the protein MELEPAGSRGELGPAGGDPLQPQTPSRHEKSLGLLTTKFVTLLQEAKDGVLDLKAAADTLAVRQKRRIYDITNVLEGIGLIEKKSKNSIQWKGVGPGCNTREIADKLIDLKAELDDLALREHELDQQRVWVQQSIKNVTDDSNNSPMAYIRHEDLCGAFKGDTLLAIRAPIGTQLEVPIPEAVHNGQRKYQIRLKSTAGPIEVLLVNKDPSSASPVVLPVPPPDDVLQSLPAPTPTSQLPTTASQITKAPSVGATKPAPAVSQTVSDATSTTPLTQMTETPAAVTQQLQSSASLDGCVSSSTSAVFEPIKSDPSQLLDFSKELSEMFDPTKEIMSGDLLDDLMSSEVFSPLLRLSPPPSDHDYIYNLDETEGLCDLFDVPILNL